A genome region from Tolypothrix sp. PCC 7712 includes the following:
- a CDS encoding ABC transporter ATP-binding protein produces the protein MVNNPSPPLPLLAATGLSKSFGGIKAVNNANIEVAKGSITGLIGPNGAGKTTFFNLLSNFIRPDKGRVIFDGEPIHHLQPYQIAQQGVVRTFQVARTLSRLSVLENMLLAAQKQTGENFWQVQLQPHIVAKEEKQLQEQAMFLLESVGLAKKAHDYAGGLSGGQRKLLEMGRALMTNPKLILLDEPAAGVNPRLIDDICDRILNWNRQDGLTFLIIEHNMDVIMSLCDRVWVLAEGQNLADGTPAEIQTNPQVLEAYLGK, from the coding sequence TTGGTAAATAACCCATCACCCCCACTTCCCCTATTAGCGGCTACTGGGCTTTCTAAAAGCTTTGGTGGCATTAAAGCTGTGAATAATGCCAATATCGAAGTAGCAAAAGGCAGTATTACAGGCTTAATTGGCCCCAATGGTGCTGGTAAAACCACCTTTTTTAACTTACTTTCTAACTTCATTCGCCCAGATAAAGGACGAGTGATTTTTGACGGTGAACCAATTCACCACCTGCAACCATACCAAATCGCCCAGCAGGGAGTAGTCCGCACTTTTCAGGTAGCCCGGACTCTTTCGCGGTTGTCGGTGTTAGAAAATATGCTACTAGCGGCGCAAAAACAAACCGGGGAAAATTTTTGGCAAGTGCAATTGCAACCCCACATTGTCGCCAAAGAAGAAAAGCAACTGCAAGAACAAGCCATGTTTTTGTTAGAGTCAGTCGGTTTAGCCAAAAAAGCCCATGACTACGCAGGTGGTTTATCTGGGGGACAACGCAAGCTGCTAGAAATGGGGCGCGCTTTGATGACAAATCCCAAGCTAATTTTGTTAGATGAACCAGCAGCCGGCGTAAATCCCAGATTAATTGATGATATTTGCGATCGCATTCTCAACTGGAATCGCCAAGATGGCCTGACATTTCTAATTATCGAACACAACATGGACGTAATTATGTCCTTGTGCGATCGTGTTTGGGTACTTGCTGAAGGACAAAATTTAGCCGACGGTACACCCGCAGAAATTCAAACTAATCCCCAAGTTTTAGAAGCTTATTTGGGGAAATAA
- the grxC gene encoding glutaredoxin 3, translating to MLDFLNPLLNRHPERVKANVEIYTWQTCPYCIRAKMLLWWKGVQFQEYKIDGNEAARSQMAERANSRRTVPQIFINNQHIGGCDDLYELDTKGQLDSLLAEVA from the coding sequence ATGCTGGACTTTCTCAATCCGCTTTTAAATCGACACCCAGAGCGAGTTAAAGCCAACGTCGAAATTTATACTTGGCAAACTTGTCCTTATTGCATTCGCGCTAAAATGCTGCTGTGGTGGAAAGGTGTACAATTCCAAGAATACAAAATTGATGGCAACGAAGCTGCTAGAAGTCAAATGGCAGAACGTGCTAACAGTCGGCGCACAGTACCACAGATTTTTATTAACAATCAACATATTGGTGGTTGTGATGACCTTTATGAGTTAGATACCAAAGGTCAACTTGACTCCCTCTTAGCTGAAGTTGCTTAA
- the glpX gene encoding class II fructose-bisphosphatase: MENTLGLEIIEVVEQAAIASAKWMGKGEKNTADQVAVEAMRERMNKIYMRGRIVIGEGERDDAPMLYIGEEVGICTSPDAKDFCNPDELIEIDIAVDPCEGTNLVAYGQPGSMAVLAISEKGGLFAAPDFYMKKLAAPPAAKGKVDINKSATENLKILSECLDRSIEELVVVVMKRERHNDLIKEIRDAGARVQLISDGDVGAAISCGFAGTNIHALMGIGAAPEGVISAAAMRALGGHFQGQLIYDPAIVKTGLIGESKEANLDRLKSMNINDPDKVYDAHELASGETVLFAASGITSGNLMQGVRFFKGGARTQSLVISNQSNTARFVDTIHMFEHPKTVQLR; the protein is encoded by the coding sequence GTGGAAAATACACTTGGATTAGAGATTATTGAGGTAGTAGAGCAAGCCGCGATCGCATCCGCCAAGTGGATGGGTAAGGGCGAAAAGAACACTGCTGACCAAGTTGCAGTGGAAGCTATGCGGGAAAGAATGAACAAAATTTATATGCGTGGTCGCATTGTCATTGGCGAAGGCGAACGTGATGATGCTCCCATGTTATATATTGGGGAAGAGGTGGGTATCTGCACCAGTCCAGATGCTAAGGACTTCTGTAATCCAGATGAATTGATTGAAATTGACATTGCCGTTGACCCATGTGAAGGTACGAACTTGGTAGCATACGGCCAACCTGGCTCAATGGCTGTATTGGCAATTTCAGAAAAAGGTGGCTTATTTGCTGCTCCTGACTTCTACATGAAGAAGTTAGCAGCACCACCAGCAGCTAAAGGCAAGGTGGACATTAACAAGTCAGCAACGGAAAACCTCAAAATTCTCTCCGAGTGTCTAGATCGTTCTATTGAAGAACTTGTGGTAGTTGTAATGAAGCGCGAACGCCACAACGATTTAATTAAAGAAATCCGCGATGCTGGGGCGAGAGTACAACTAATTTCCGATGGTGATGTTGGTGCAGCCATTTCTTGTGGTTTTGCTGGTACTAATATCCACGCCCTAATGGGTATTGGTGCAGCACCAGAAGGAGTAATTTCTGCCGCCGCTATGCGCGCTCTAGGTGGGCATTTCCAAGGTCAGTTGATTTATGACCCTGCGATCGTCAAAACAGGCTTAATTGGCGAAAGCAAAGAAGCTAACCTAGATCGTTTGAAATCCATGAATATCAACGACCCTGATAAGGTCTATGATGCTCATGAACTCGCATCTGGTGAAACTGTACTTTTTGCTGCTAGTGGTATTACCTCTGGAAATCTGATGCAAGGTGTACGCTTCTTCAAAGGTGGAGCCAGAACTCAAAGCCTAGTTATTTCCAATCAGTCAAACACCGCTCGGTTTGTGGATACCATCCACATGTTTGAGCATCCTAAGACCGTACAATTGCGGTAA
- a CDS encoding FAD-dependent oxidoreductase, giving the protein MTSERKRLLIVGGVAGGASCAARARRLSETAEIIMFERGQYVSFANCGLPYYVGDVITDEQKLIVANADLFKHRFNIDVRLENEVLDIDQEAATIQVKNNKTGAIYQESYDALVLAPGAASIRPQLPGIDLPGIFAVRTIPDSRRIREWIEQKQVKRAVVVGGGFIGLEMTENLLHRGIAVTLLQNQSQVMAPLDPEMAAPIHDRLEAHGVKLRLGDGVVGFESNPDGTINAIAESGEIHTTDLVILAIGVRPETTLAKAAGLEIGSRGGIRVNEQMQTSDRRIWAVGDAVEVQDFVTKEWTFIPLAGPANRQGRIAANAIFGRNTTFRGVQGTSVCGLLGLAIASTGANEKTLKRLGWSYDKVYLHPGHHVGYYPNAKPINMKLLFSPVDGKILGAQAVGEDGVEKRIDVISMAIQLGATVYDLEEAELCYAPQFGAAKDPVNVAGMIAANDLNQDAPLAHWEYLAKLDGLLLDVRGVNEFAAGHVEGAINIPLPELRQRMSELPAEKEIWVYCQVGQRGYYATRALRLNGFNAYNLSGGFKTYQASKN; this is encoded by the coding sequence ATGACAAGCGAACGAAAACGCCTTTTGATTGTTGGTGGTGTTGCTGGTGGTGCTTCTTGTGCAGCGAGGGCGCGCCGTTTATCGGAGACTGCAGAAATTATTATGTTTGAAAGAGGTCAGTATGTCTCTTTTGCTAACTGTGGACTGCCTTACTACGTTGGTGATGTGATTACTGATGAGCAAAAGCTGATCGTTGCGAATGCAGACTTATTCAAACATAGGTTTAATATCGATGTGCGATTAGAAAATGAAGTGCTGGACATAGATCAAGAAGCAGCCACAATTCAAGTAAAAAACAATAAAACAGGCGCAATTTACCAAGAATCTTACGATGCTTTAGTACTAGCACCAGGAGCAGCCTCAATTCGACCCCAACTACCAGGAATTGACTTACCGGGAATTTTTGCTGTGCGAACTATTCCTGATAGCCGTCGGATTCGAGAATGGATTGAGCAAAAGCAAGTCAAGCGCGCTGTAGTTGTGGGTGGAGGCTTTATCGGCTTAGAAATGACCGAAAATCTTCTGCATCGCGGGATAGCAGTGACTTTATTACAAAATCAATCTCAGGTGATGGCACCTCTAGATCCAGAAATGGCAGCGCCAATTCACGATCGCCTAGAAGCGCATGGTGTGAAGTTGCGTCTAGGGGATGGAGTCGTTGGGTTTGAATCTAACCCTGATGGCACCATTAACGCGATCGCAGAATCTGGAGAAATCCACACCACAGATTTGGTAATTTTAGCAATTGGTGTCCGCCCAGAAACCACACTGGCTAAGGCTGCGGGGCTAGAGATTGGTTCAAGGGGAGGGATTCGCGTTAACGAACAGATGCAAACTAGCGATCGCCGCATTTGGGCTGTGGGGGATGCAGTGGAGGTACAAGATTTTGTCACTAAAGAATGGACTTTCATTCCTTTAGCAGGCCCGGCTAACCGTCAAGGGCGAATAGCTGCCAACGCTATTTTCGGTAGAAATACTACTTTTCGAGGTGTACAAGGAACCTCAGTATGTGGCTTATTAGGATTAGCGATCGCTTCCACAGGTGCGAATGAGAAAACACTCAAGCGCTTAGGTTGGAGCTATGACAAAGTTTACCTACATCCTGGGCATCATGTTGGTTATTATCCCAACGCCAAGCCGATTAATATGAAGCTGCTGTTTTCTCCCGTCGATGGCAAAATTCTCGGAGCGCAAGCCGTGGGAGAAGATGGGGTAGAAAAGCGTATAGATGTGATCTCAATGGCAATTCAACTAGGAGCAACAGTGTATGACTTAGAAGAAGCTGAATTATGTTATGCTCCTCAGTTTGGTGCAGCCAAAGACCCAGTAAATGTGGCTGGGATGATTGCAGCTAACGATCTAAATCAAGATGCACCTTTGGCACATTGGGAATATTTAGCAAAATTAGATGGCTTACTTTTAGATGTGCGTGGGGTGAATGAGTTTGCAGCAGGCCATGTAGAAGGAGCAATTAATATTCCCCTTCCTGAATTGCGTCAGCGCATGAGTGAACTACCTGCAGAAAAAGAGATTTGGGTTTATTGCCAAGTCGGACAAAGGGGTTATTACGCTACTCGTGCTTTAAGGCTAAATGGTTTTAATGCTTATAACCTCAGTGGCGGTTTTAAAACTTATCAGGCGAGCAAAAACTAA
- a CDS encoding ArsR/SmtB family transcription factor: MSEVFPGALSPVADYFKVLSEVSRLQVLCCLKSGAKNVTEIIALTGLGQANVSKHLKVLTQAGIVKRTPEGVSVIYEIADPICFRLCELVCDRLAERLEEQTQQLQSLKPLATASKRF; encoded by the coding sequence ATGTCAGAAGTTTTTCCTGGGGCATTAAGCCCAGTTGCTGACTATTTTAAAGTCTTGTCTGAAGTTAGTCGGCTACAAGTTTTATGTTGTTTGAAATCGGGTGCCAAAAATGTTACGGAAATTATCGCCTTAACAGGACTCGGACAGGCAAATGTGTCGAAGCACCTCAAAGTCTTGACTCAGGCGGGTATTGTTAAAAGAACACCAGAAGGTGTCAGCGTCATTTATGAAATCGCCGATCCTATATGTTTTCGATTATGTGAGTTAGTATGCGATCGCCTCGCTGAAAGATTAGAGGAGCAAACCCAACAGCTACAAAGCCTTAAGCCTCTAGCTACTGCTAGCAAAAGGTTCTAA
- a CDS encoding Uma2 family endonuclease, giving the protein MQLETQKRYYTPEEYLELEEKADYKSEYRDGEIVPMTGGTTNHNKIAGNFYAYLKFALKGKNYDVYIGDVRLWIPRYRQHTYPDVMVIEGEPIYTGTNTTTVMNPLLIAEVLSKSTKNYDQGDKFLYYRSIPEFQEYILIDQYEYHVMQYVKTAASQWSFTEIEGESATLSLQTVDFQIELRDLYEKVNFAENDED; this is encoded by the coding sequence ATGCAGTTAGAAACCCAAAAGCGCTATTACACACCTGAAGAATATTTGGAACTTGAAGAAAAAGCAGACTATAAAAGCGAGTACCGGGATGGAGAAATTGTACCGATGACGGGTGGAACTACCAATCATAATAAAATTGCAGGCAACTTTTATGCTTACTTGAAGTTTGCTTTAAAAGGCAAAAATTATGATGTTTATATTGGTGATGTCCGTTTGTGGATACCCCGTTATCGGCAACATACATATCCAGATGTCATGGTAATCGAAGGAGAACCGATTTACACAGGAACTAATACAACAACAGTAATGAATCCGTTATTAATTGCAGAAGTTCTCTCTAAATCCACCAAAAACTATGACCAAGGTGATAAATTTCTTTATTATCGCTCTATTCCAGAATTCCAAGAATATATTTTAATTGACCAATATGAGTATCATGTAATGCAATATGTAAAAACTGCCGCGAGTCAATGGTCATTTACAGAAATTGAAGGTGAATCTGCAACTTTATCACTGCAAACTGTGGATTTTCAAATTGAATTGCGAGACCTTTACGAGAAAGTTAATTTTGCAGAAAATGACGAAGATTAA
- a CDS encoding DUF981 family protein: MFIDYITLMLINMVAGLFLLADYVYRGIVSDHQKHWIPGFGVTGAIALTTGLHMSFTWPVRGSFNIAFGETTILLGILFIGAAIALALGWDLLTLAIYAFFAGLVAVVIGFRIINLGLTKQPLISGIGFILTGLGGVFAAPTLYLKTNRTWRLIGAAVLIAAALIWAFIGYMAYWNHLESFQQWVPAPMR; this comes from the coding sequence ATGTTTATTGACTACATCACTTTGATGTTAATCAATATGGTAGCTGGATTATTTCTACTAGCAGATTATGTCTATCGGGGGATAGTTAGCGATCATCAGAAACATTGGATTCCTGGCTTTGGGGTAACAGGAGCGATCGCATTAACCACAGGGTTACACATGAGCTTTACTTGGCCCGTTCGCGGTAGTTTTAACATCGCTTTTGGTGAAACCACAATTTTATTAGGAATTTTATTTATTGGTGCTGCGATCGCGCTTGCTTTGGGATGGGATTTACTCACACTCGCAATTTACGCATTCTTTGCTGGGTTAGTTGCAGTTGTTATCGGTTTCCGCATTATTAATTTGGGACTGACAAAACAACCTTTAATTTCAGGAATAGGTTTTATCCTTACAGGCTTAGGCGGTGTTTTTGCTGCACCTACTCTGTATTTGAAAACTAACCGAACTTGGCGCTTAATTGGCGCAGCCGTTCTCATCGCAGCAGCCCTAATTTGGGCATTTATTGGTTATATGGCTTACTGGAATCATTTAGAAAGTTTCCAACAATGGGTTCCTGCGCCAATGCGGTAA
- a CDS encoding glutamyl-tRNA reductase, translating into MNIAVVGLSHKTAPVEIREKLSIPEPQTESAIAQLTSFPHIDEVAILSTCNRLEIYIVTGETEHGIREVTQFLGEYSKLPVISLRQHLFMLLHEDAVMHMMRVAAGLDSLVLGEGQILAQVKNTHKLGQQYNGIKTILNRLFKQALTAGKRVRTETSIGTGAVSISSAAVELAHMKVENLAACRVAILGAGKMSRLLVQHLVSKGAGQISILNRSRERAVELAKQFPDQPIEIHPLSEMMAVIANSHLVFTSTSATDPILDRAKLEMVLEPNQSLMLFDISVPRNVHSDVNGLENVQAFNVDDLKAVVAQNYESRRKMAQEAEKILDEEVEAFDIWWRSLETVSTISCLRNKVETIREQELEKALSRLGSEFAEKHQEVIEALTRGIVNKILHDPMVQLRAQQDVEARRRCMQTLQMLFNLDAEEQFS; encoded by the coding sequence ATGAATATAGCAGTGGTGGGGTTAAGCCATAAAACAGCCCCAGTAGAAATCCGGGAAAAGCTGAGTATTCCAGAACCTCAAACAGAAAGCGCGATCGCTCAACTTACCAGCTTTCCCCATATTGACGAAGTTGCTATTCTCAGCACTTGTAACCGTCTGGAAATTTACATCGTCACTGGCGAAACCGAACATGGGATTCGGGAAGTAACTCAGTTTCTGGGCGAATACAGCAAATTACCTGTAATATCTTTGCGACAACACTTATTCATGTTGTTGCATGAAGATGCTGTTATGCATATGATGCGAGTAGCTGCTGGGTTAGACAGTCTCGTACTGGGAGAAGGGCAAATTCTCGCTCAGGTGAAGAATACCCACAAACTGGGACAACAATATAACGGTATAAAAACAATTCTCAATCGATTATTTAAACAAGCCTTAACAGCAGGTAAGCGAGTTCGTACTGAAACTAGCATTGGTACTGGCGCAGTTTCTATCAGTTCGGCGGCTGTGGAATTGGCGCACATGAAGGTAGAGAATTTAGCAGCTTGTCGAGTTGCTATTCTTGGTGCTGGTAAAATGTCTCGCTTGTTGGTACAGCACCTCGTTTCTAAAGGTGCTGGGCAAATTAGTATTTTAAATCGCTCTCGTGAACGTGCCGTAGAATTGGCTAAACAATTCCCAGATCAGCCAATCGAAATTCATCCGCTATCAGAAATGATGGCAGTAATTGCCAACAGTCATTTGGTATTTACCAGCACTTCCGCTACAGACCCCATTTTGGATCGTGCGAAATTAGAAATGGTGTTAGAGCCTAACCAGTCTCTGATGCTATTTGATATTTCTGTACCCCGCAACGTCCATTCTGATGTAAATGGGCTAGAAAACGTCCAGGCGTTCAACGTGGATGATTTGAAGGCGGTTGTGGCACAAAACTATGAAAGCCGCCGCAAAATGGCTCAAGAAGCCGAGAAAATCCTGGATGAGGAAGTAGAAGCTTTTGATATTTGGTGGCGCAGTTTAGAGACTGTCTCTACCATTAGCTGTCTGCGAAATAAAGTGGAAACCATCCGCGAACAGGAATTAGAAAAAGCTTTGTCGCGCTTGGGTTCGGAATTCGCAGAAAAGCATCAAGAAGTCATCGAAGCTTTAACGAGAGGCATCGTTAACAAAATTTTACACGATCCGATGGTGCAATTGCGAGCGCAACAAGATGTAGAAGCTAGACGGCGATGTATGCAGACTCTGCAAATGTTATTTAACCTAGATGCAGAGGAACAGTTTAGCTAA
- a CDS encoding helix-turn-helix domain-containing protein: MFRSFTNRKRRNGSIPKQGTSFVQAARFLGVDQSTLYMALQKGQIPTSRRNGRTVISQGALMDYKARTRPML; this comes from the coding sequence ATGTTCAGATCATTCACAAATCGAAAGAGAAGGAACGGAAGTATACCCAAACAGGGTACTTCATTTGTACAGGCTGCTAGATTTTTAGGTGTAGATCAAAGTACTCTTTATATGGCTTTGCAAAAAGGGCAAATTCCCACTAGCAGAAGAAATGGACGCACTGTAATTAGTCAAGGCGCTTTGATGGACTATAAAGCTAGAACTCGTCCTATGTTATAA
- a CDS encoding branched-chain amino acid ABC transporter permease: MFEYLIFLAISTATFALFSLGLNLQWGFTGLINFGHIAFMTLGAYTTVLLSLKGVPILVSAIVGAIVAALLGLVIGFATLRLREDYLGIVTIGVGELIRLVVNNQDLPVGDTWISGAFGVQSYPIPFSETPNLFFRFVMMGLLTLLLAVTAFSLWRWINVTRISGATENVTRKTNKQEFISRLVVGIILGLLAIAVYVSGIISLYNYIPKAGLMLVALLVLAFVFWRLEMLVRSPWGRVLKAIREDEEIPKALGKNVFWYKLQSLMLGGAIAGIAGGFFAWQLSAVYPDNFQPQLTFDAWIMVILGGSGNNIGTILGTVIYFAYDAITREVLPKIIPLDEARLGAFRIMVIGLILMVLMIWRPQGILGKKEELTLGK; the protein is encoded by the coding sequence ATGTTTGAATATTTAATATTTTTAGCAATTTCTACAGCCACATTTGCATTGTTTAGTTTGGGACTGAATTTGCAGTGGGGTTTTACAGGGTTAATTAATTTTGGTCATATCGCTTTTATGACCTTGGGTGCTTATACAACAGTATTATTAAGCCTCAAAGGTGTTCCTATACTTGTTTCGGCGATTGTGGGGGCGATTGTGGCGGCGTTGTTGGGGTTGGTAATTGGGTTTGCTACTCTGCGCTTGCGCGAAGATTATTTGGGGATTGTCACCATTGGGGTGGGAGAACTAATTCGGTTGGTGGTGAATAACCAAGATTTACCAGTGGGCGATACTTGGATATCTGGGGCATTTGGTGTACAAAGTTACCCTATTCCTTTTTCGGAAACGCCGAATTTATTTTTCAGATTTGTGATGATGGGATTGCTGACGCTGCTTTTAGCGGTGACTGCGTTTTCATTGTGGCGATGGATTAATGTTACTCGTATTTCTGGTGCTACTGAGAATGTAACGCGCAAAACCAACAAACAGGAATTTATATCACGTTTAGTTGTAGGGATAATCTTGGGGCTGCTGGCAATAGCTGTTTATGTTTCTGGCATCATCAGTTTATATAACTACATCCCCAAAGCAGGTTTAATGCTGGTGGCGCTGTTAGTCTTAGCATTCGTCTTCTGGCGGTTGGAAATGTTAGTGCGATCGCCTTGGGGTAGAGTGCTAAAAGCCATCCGCGAAGATGAGGAAATTCCCAAGGCGCTGGGAAAAAATGTCTTTTGGTATAAACTACAATCACTAATGTTAGGCGGTGCGATCGCGGGGATTGCTGGTGGTTTCTTTGCTTGGCAACTCAGTGCTGTTTACCCCGATAATTTCCAACCACAGCTCACTTTTGACGCTTGGATTATGGTAATTTTAGGCGGTTCTGGGAATAATATCGGCACAATTTTAGGTACGGTGATTTACTTTGCTTACGATGCCATTACCCGCGAAGTTTTACCGAAAATTATTCCCCTAGACGAAGCCCGTCTCGGCGCATTCCGCATCATGGTGATTGGTTTAATTTTGATGGTACTAATGATTTGGCGGCCACAAGGTATCTTAGGGAAAAAGGAGGAACTTACCCTTGGTAAATAA
- a CDS encoding metalloregulator ArsR/SmtB family transcription factor, protein MRKEQFQTLLQFFKVLADESRLKIVGILANQECSVEELAVLLQLKEPTVSHHLSKLKELNLVTMRPEGNSRFYHLDSEVLQSLSQEIFTPEKMASLIEDVDVAAWESKVLKNYLESDSKNLEEVPRLKEIPASRKKRLVILKWLASKFEEGVQYPERAVNETLQLYHPDYATLRRELIGYKLMTREEGVYWRI, encoded by the coding sequence ATGAGGAAAGAACAGTTTCAAACCCTACTGCAATTTTTCAAAGTGTTGGCAGACGAAAGTCGATTAAAAATTGTAGGTATATTAGCAAACCAAGAGTGTAGTGTTGAAGAGCTAGCAGTGCTATTGCAACTTAAAGAACCGACAGTGTCACATCACCTGTCAAAACTCAAGGAATTAAATTTAGTAACTATGCGCCCAGAGGGTAATAGCCGCTTTTACCATTTGGATAGCGAAGTTTTACAAAGTCTCAGCCAAGAAATTTTCACCCCAGAGAAAATGGCATCCTTAATAGAGGATGTAGATGTTGCAGCTTGGGAAAGCAAAGTCTTAAAGAACTATTTGGAGAGTGACAGCAAGAATCTTGAGGAAGTACCACGCCTCAAGGAAATTCCCGCTAGCCGCAAAAAGCGCTTAGTCATTCTCAAGTGGCTGGCGAGTAAATTTGAAGAGGGGGTTCAGTATCCAGAACGAGCAGTGAATGAAACTCTCCAGCTTTACCATCCTGACTACGCTACTTTGAGGCGAGAGTTAATTGGCTATAAGCTAATGACGCGAGAAGAAGGCGTTTATTGGCGGATATGA
- a CDS encoding glucose-6-phosphate isomerase: MDAKALWQRYQDWLYFHEGLGLYLDVSRMRFDDAFVESLQPKFDQAFADMAELEKGAIANPDENRMVGHYWLRNPDLAPTPELTQEIVQTLEQIEAFAEKIQTGAIHPPRANRFTDVISIGIGGSALGPEFVAEALSSDFPPLKIHFIDNTDPAGIDRILTQLRNSLASTLVLVISKSGGTPEPRNGMIEVKKAYAGQNLDFAQYAVAITSADSNLDKVAKSEGWLARFPMYDWVGGRTSEMSAVGLVPAALQGIDIRAMLEGAKEMDDATRVADLKNNPAALLALSWYYAGNGKGEKDMVVLPYKDSLLLFSRYLQQLVMESLGKEKDLDGNTVYQGIAVYGNKGSTDQHAYVQQLREGVPNFFATLIEVLEDRKSPSPEIDPGVTSGDYLSGFLLGTRQALYENQRDSITVTIPQVNARTVGALIALYERAVGLYASLVNINAYHQPGVEAGKKAAAAILDLQKRVLEVLQSTKSALTLDEIAEKAGASQEIESIYKILRHLQANQRGVVFQGNLAQPSSLKVSVS, translated from the coding sequence ATGGATGCTAAAGCACTTTGGCAACGATACCAGGATTGGTTATATTTCCACGAGGGATTAGGGCTGTATCTTGATGTTAGTCGGATGCGGTTTGATGATGCCTTTGTGGAGTCGTTGCAGCCGAAGTTTGATCAGGCGTTTGCGGATATGGCGGAACTGGAGAAAGGTGCGATCGCTAATCCGGATGAAAATCGCATGGTTGGACATTACTGGTTGCGGAATCCCGATTTAGCACCAACTCCAGAACTCACTCAAGAAATTGTCCAAACCTTAGAACAAATCGAAGCCTTTGCAGAGAAAATCCAAACAGGTGCTATTCATCCTCCTAGAGCTAATCGTTTTACCGATGTCATCTCTATAGGTATTGGTGGTTCTGCGCTTGGCCCCGAATTTGTCGCCGAAGCCCTATCCTCTGATTTTCCACCCCTGAAAATTCACTTTATCGATAATACCGATCCCGCAGGTATTGATCGCATTCTGACTCAGTTACGAAATAGCCTCGCTAGCACTTTAGTTTTGGTGATTTCCAAATCTGGAGGTACACCAGAACCACGTAACGGGATGATTGAAGTTAAAAAAGCCTACGCTGGGCAAAATTTAGACTTTGCTCAATATGCAGTTGCTATTACCAGCGCTGACAGTAACCTCGATAAAGTCGCCAAATCTGAAGGCTGGCTGGCAAGATTCCCCATGTATGATTGGGTGGGAGGACGCACCTCAGAAATGTCTGCTGTGGGTTTAGTACCAGCTGCATTGCAAGGCATTGATATTCGCGCCATGCTAGAAGGTGCGAAGGAAATGGATGATGCTACCCGTGTAGCTGATTTGAAAAATAACCCAGCAGCTTTACTGGCTTTGTCTTGGTACTATGCCGGTAATGGTAAGGGTGAAAAAGACATGGTGGTGCTGCCTTACAAAGATAGCTTGCTGTTGTTCAGCCGCTATTTGCAACAGTTGGTTATGGAATCCTTGGGTAAAGAAAAAGACTTAGATGGTAACACCGTCTACCAAGGTATCGCTGTTTATGGCAACAAAGGCTCAACCGATCAACACGCCTATGTCCAACAGTTGCGCGAAGGTGTACCCAATTTCTTTGCTACCTTAATCGAAGTTTTAGAAGATCGTAAAAGTCCCTCTCCCGAAATTGATCCTGGTGTAACATCAGGCGATTACCTTTCTGGTTTTTTGTTAGGAACCAGACAAGCGCTGTATGAAAATCAGCGTGATTCCATCACAGTTACTATTCCCCAAGTCAATGCGCGTACTGTCGGGGCGTTAATTGCTTTATATGAACGTGCTGTTGGCTTGTATGCAAGCTTAGTCAACATCAACGCTTACCATCAACCAGGGGTTGAAGCTGGTAAAAAAGCTGCCGCCGCGATTCTTGACTTGCAAAAACGTGTCCTAGAAGTACTGCAATCAACAAAATCTGCTCTAACTCTCGATGAAATTGCCGAGAAAGCAGGTGCATCTCAAGAAATTGAGTCTATTTACAAAATTCTGCGTCATCTACAAGCCAATCAACGAGGCGTAGTCTTTCAAGGTAATCTCGCACAACCCAGCAGTTTAAAAGTTTCTGTCAGCTAA